The Methanosphaera stadtmanae DSM 3091 genome includes a window with the following:
- a CDS encoding beta strand repeat-containing protein, with protein sequence MKNKILLSSILLIVLILGLSTITAADTNTTTTTSIEKQTIDTTTSQTIDNKEKIITNDNKELKSTIKDTKTEITPKKEIKTKEITTQKQKNKEEIKTTNKTLKKESEINYYVSNDKGSDTNDGSIDKPYKTINQAITQTTKDNTYNIHISTGTYTGVGNTNLTVNGDYKINFIGDGINKTIIDGEVNYTVAGASVWGDDSYFNYYNIYGGNWGMNITNGTGKIIIKNLNIQHMLSNGTNGGDSISLYPTATVDNYGNLEVDNVYFLENLAGVGAGIRNNNGSTLIVNNSIFQKNRKASSTGNFGAGIYNNGTAIVLNSQFIGNIARWGTITNDKIIDIINCTIKDGKAYNAASTYKFGSGIASNTGRADYFNIHGISGLVTNIINSTFINNQQTDIYQSEGNLYVDNCIFNKSTGIYVTGKDNATLKNEIYNSSFNDMQPSSLFGSLSVTTGTTFAIYSTINRNTTIKGNIINFTTNGYGMYLKGNTTVTNNTITKYIAITGDNNNITNNIIKTNDIYSITLNTNSKNNIIINNTIYSQVLTGNMAISSNDNNIIKDNIPVTGSYVNLTDDNYSTYFDNNGVIKTDIVENGSIITITGNITNKDLTFSNIKAFLSSKNGIYIVNGSINIINNASMIIQKININNNDNNQYGILVNTTNNLIRNNNINTNIFNSYTGIIINKNDNNIESNKININTTTNNIGIKINSSNNILTNNKINMTTTSDIINTTSTGIILNNSNKNYLDNNYIYINTNRNAIGNQLINSNKNTLQNQIYIHTSENAKGIELQDSKDNTIIIQNLAITSNNIAYGIISNGTLALHNNNNSFTKSYGTSTITSNKSIGIFLENSNNIKVSCLDITYSYIHYKIIGNYAREILTKNSNNTKIFNTLTYVSTLNNTNSDIVAIEQVNSKNTNITSIIMKKDSLYNTKGNFLKLVNTTNTYLGLAENVSNTTININDIAIIMENSNNNTIDNITITTQSDYVMNLTNSNNNKIINNYLNGNNFRGGDSTIIQTNSKNNTLSNNIPEIIILTDDNYNDYFVNQIFNINKTVETTIGSDIYNKNMIFNHAITLKNPRNYTIYNGTITINSTETSNLNNLKLNITDDRKTIINIMTGKVNINNANITQTNNEKQAQTIYVNNNSTANIINTNITLNAPEINSEDNTKVSTATYSEGSLTISKGTITVNTTKTEENGKIIALINTNVSNTDITVNAKNNATAIFVNNKKVSISSTNITMNATQNTPIYIENSESSTINRNIILTNTTIQSIFKNTTNLSITKNNIIAENQTEIPLIIIENSNKATITENYLETKDLKGQLTIDVINSTDITMNQNKPGVLITNNNYNQYFTNQTLNDNINMIEFGSDLINKNMIFNHPVIIENPNNYTIYNGTIIFTENATNSNMTGINIHNTDDRQTSLEIYSTVTIKNNIIYHENNNTPAKIIIIGNTLTNVSPYIEDNNIQGKGNNITAIEIINAQFITLYDFNIKLESDNPTTAVKFINSTRVSISSSVIIVKAKNNGIPVIDIINGIRNKVTENYIESIDSQGNNAVKKTGKSNSVSNNFPIGEEFYQTQINITIPSEIKMGKTYPIMINVTSMMDKAVNGTVIVIINGNYLKETTLTLTDGIAIYNYTPTKDGENTIQITYRDGEGKYDENTITQTVNVDKINTILKVDSVKTTPNTQTNIQITLTDEDGNPLNGTVTVIDQYNNTFAIINVIDGKGIFTKIFRGNFNQNLTFIYEETETYNAINTTINVDIHKLSTTVTIDPINAQIGDKINLKATVTDEDGNPVTEGRLVFKVNGKTIKDTNGNIIYTTVTNGIAMIENYTVPANWFKIKSVLNVVYGGTSTYEQTRTNNTIPMNITKKTATMAMTTNTTTAKPGQTIKITVKITEKDANVNEGRVLFKVNGKTMRDNEGYIIYHEVKDGLVTIDYTIPENARAQDYTFTCVYGHKLYNRNDVNSTITVVKS encoded by the coding sequence ATGAAGAATAAAATACTACTGTCTTCAATACTGTTAATAGTATTAATACTAGGACTTTCAACAATAACAGCAGCAGACACAAACACTACAACTACCACTTCAATAGAAAAACAAACAATAGACACGACAACATCACAAACAATAGATAATAAAGAAAAAATAATAACCAATGATAATAAAGAATTAAAGTCTACTATTAAAGATACTAAAACAGAGATTACTCCAAAAAAAGAAATAAAAACAAAAGAAATTACAACACAAAAACAAAAAAATAAAGAAGAAATAAAAACAACCAATAAAACACTTAAAAAAGAATCAGAAATAAACTACTACGTATCCAATGACAAAGGATCAGATACAAACGATGGATCAATTGACAAACCATATAAAACAATCAATCAAGCAATAACACAAACCACTAAAGATAACACCTACAATATACACATATCCACAGGTACATATACTGGTGTTGGAAACACTAACCTTACAGTAAATGGAGATTATAAAATAAACTTCATTGGAGATGGAATTAATAAAACCATTATTGATGGAGAAGTAAATTATACAGTTGCGGGTGCTAGTGTATGGGGTGATGATTCATACTTTAATTATTACAATATTTATGGTGGTAATTGGGGTATGAATATTACAAATGGTACTGGTAAAATTATTATTAAAAATCTTAATATTCAACATATGTTAAGTAATGGTACTAATGGTGGAGATAGTATAAGTCTATATCCTACTGCTACTGTTGATAATTATGGTAATCTTGAAGTAGATAATGTGTATTTCCTTGAAAATCTTGCAGGAGTAGGAGCAGGTATTAGAAATAATAATGGTTCTACACTCATTGTGAATAATAGCATTTTCCAAAAAAATAGAAAAGCTTCATCTACTGGTAATTTTGGAGCGGGTATTTACAATAATGGTACTGCAATTGTATTAAACAGTCAATTTATTGGTAATATTGCTCGTTGGGGTACTATAACTAATGATAAAATTATTGACATTATTAATTGTACAATTAAAGATGGAAAAGCTTATAATGCTGCTAGTACTTATAAATTTGGTAGTGGAATTGCATCAAATACTGGTAGAGCAGACTATTTTAATATTCATGGTATTAGTGGACTTGTAACTAATATTATTAATTCTACATTTATAAATAACCAACAAACTGATATTTATCAAAGTGAAGGTAATTTATATGTAGATAATTGTATTTTCAATAAAAGTACTGGTATTTATGTAACTGGTAAAGATAATGCTACACTTAAAAATGAAATATATAATTCATCATTTAATGATATGCAACCATCAAGTTTATTTGGATCACTTAGTGTAACAACTGGTACAACTTTTGCTATATATTCAACTATTAATCGTAACACTACAATAAAAGGTAATATTATAAACTTCACAACTAATGGTTATGGAATGTATCTTAAAGGAAATACTACTGTAACTAATAATACCATAACTAAATATATTGCTATAACAGGTGATAATAATAATATCACTAACAATATTATAAAAACTAACGATATTTATTCTATCACATTAAATACAAATTCTAAAAATAATATTATTATTAATAATACAATATATTCACAAGTATTAACTGGTAATATGGCAATATCATCTAATGATAATAATATTATTAAAGATAATATTCCAGTAACTGGTAGTTATGTTAATTTAACTGATGATAATTATAGTACTTATTTTGATAATAATGGTGTAATTAAAACAGATATTGTTGAAAATGGAAGTATTATTACTATTACAGGTAATATTACAAATAAAGATTTAACTTTTTCTAATATAAAAGCATTTCTTTCAAGTAAAAATGGAATTTACATTGTAAATGGTTCAATTAATATAATAAACAATGCTTCAATGATTATTCAAAAAATAAACATTAATAATAATGATAATAATCAATATGGAATACTTGTTAATACTACAAATAACCTTATAAGAAACAATAATATAAATACAAACATATTTAATTCCTATACTGGTATTATAATAAATAAAAATGATAATAATATAGAATCAAACAAGATTAACATAAATACTACAACAAATAACATAGGTATAAAAATAAACTCATCAAATAATATCCTAACAAACAATAAAATCAATATGACAACAACCAGTGATATAATTAATACAACTTCAACAGGTATAATATTAAATAATAGTAATAAAAATTATCTTGATAATAATTATATTTATATTAATACAAACAGAAATGCAATTGGAAATCAATTAATAAATTCAAATAAAAACACTCTCCAAAATCAAATATACATACACACCTCAGAAAATGCAAAAGGAATAGAATTACAAGATTCTAAAGATAATACAATAATTATACAAAATCTAGCCATAACCTCAAATAATATAGCATATGGAATAATCTCAAACGGAACTTTAGCATTGCATAATAACAACAATTCCTTCACCAAATCCTATGGAACATCCACAATAACCTCTAATAAAAGTATAGGCATATTTCTAGAAAATAGTAATAATATAAAAGTTTCATGTTTAGATATTACATATTCTTATATCCATTACAAGATAATAGGTAATTATGCAAGAGAAATACTAACAAAAAATAGTAATAACACAAAAATATTCAATACTTTAACATATGTTTCTACATTAAATAATACTAATTCAGATATAGTTGCTATAGAACAAGTCAATTCAAAAAATACTAATATTACATCCATCATTATGAAAAAAGACTCCTTATATAACACTAAAGGAAACTTCTTAAAACTAGTAAATACTACAAACACATACTTAGGACTAGCAGAAAACGTATCCAACACAACAATAAATATAAATGATATTGCAATAATCATGGAAAACTCAAATAACAATACCATAGACAACATAACCATTACCACACAAAGCGATTATGTAATGAATTTAACTAATTCTAATAATAATAAAATAATAAATAACTACCTCAATGGTAATAATTTCCGTGGTGGAGACAGTACAATTATCCAAACAAACAGTAAAAACAATACTCTATCTAACAACATTCCAGAAATAATAATTCTAACAGATGATAATTACAATGACTATTTTGTAAATCAAATATTCAATATTAATAAAACAGTAGAAACAACAATAGGATCTGATATTTACAATAAAAACATGATATTTAACCATGCAATTACATTAAAAAACCCTAGAAACTACACAATATACAATGGAACAATAACAATAAACAGTACAGAAACAAGCAACTTAAACAATTTAAAACTCAATATAACAGATGATAGAAAAACAATAATAAACATTATGACAGGAAAAGTAAACATTAATAATGCAAATATAACACAAACCAACAATGAAAAACAAGCACAGACAATATATGTAAATAATAATTCAACAGCAAATATAATAAATACAAATATAACACTAAATGCACCAGAAATAAATTCAGAAGACAACACTAAAGTATCAACAGCAACATACTCAGAAGGATCCTTAACAATATCCAAGGGAACCATCACAGTAAATACAACAAAAACAGAAGAAAATGGAAAAATAATAGCCTTAATAAATACAAACGTATCCAACACAGATATTACAGTAAATGCAAAAAATAATGCTACAGCAATATTTGTAAACAATAAAAAAGTATCAATATCCTCCACTAATATAACAATGAATGCTACACAAAATACTCCAATATACATAGAAAATAGTGAAAGTTCAACTATTAATAGAAATATCATCTTAACAAATACCACCATACAAAGTATATTCAAAAACACGACAAACTTATCAATTACAAAAAATAATATAATAGCAGAAAATCAGACTGAAATACCTCTTATAATAATAGAAAATTCAAATAAAGCAACAATAACTGAAAATTATTTAGAAACAAAAGATTTAAAAGGACAATTAACAATAGATGTAATAAATTCCACAGATATCACAATGAATCAAAACAAACCTGGAGTTCTAATAACAAATAACAATTATAATCAATACTTTACAAATCAAACATTAAATGATAATATTAACATGATAGAATTTGGTTCTGATTTAATTAACAAAAACATGATTTTTAATCATCCTGTAATAATAGAAAATCCAAATAATTACACAATATACAATGGAACAATTATCTTCACAGAAAATGCAACAAACAGTAACATGACTGGAATAAACATACATAACACAGATGATAGACAAACAAGCCTAGAAATATACTCAACAGTAACTATAAAAAATAATATAATATATCACGAAAATAATAATACTCCTGCAAAAATAATAATTATAGGAAACACATTAACTAATGTCTCTCCATATATAGAAGATAATAATATTCAAGGAAAAGGAAATAATATAACAGCAATCGAAATAATAAATGCACAATTTATCACTCTATATGATTTTAACATAAAACTAGAAAGTGATAATCCAACAACTGCAGTAAAATTCATAAATTCAACTAGGGTAAGTATCTCTTCTTCCGTAATAATTGTTAAAGCTAAAAACAATGGTATTCCCGTAATTGATATAATAAATGGTATTCGTAATAAAGTAACTGAGAATTATATTGAAAGTATAGACTCACAAGGTAATAATGCAGTGAAAAAAACTGGAAAAAGCAATAGCGTATCAAATAACTTTCCAATAGGAGAAGAATTCTATCAAACACAAATAAACATAACAATACCATCAGAAATAAAAATGGGTAAAACATATCCAATAATGATAAATGTTACTTCAATGATGGATAAAGCCGTAAATGGTACAGTTATTGTTATAATTAATGGTAATTATTTGAAAGAAACCACATTAACATTAACAGATGGAATTGCTATATACAACTACACACCAACAAAAGATGGAGAAAATACAATTCAAATAACATATAGAGATGGTGAAGGTAAATATGACGAAAACACAATTACTCAAACTGTAAACGTAGATAAAATAAATACTATACTCAAAGTAGACTCAGTAAAAACAACACCAAATACACAAACAAACATACAAATAACACTAACAGATGAAGACGGAAATCCATTAAATGGAACAGTAACAGTAATAGACCAATACAATAACACATTTGCAATAATCAATGTAATTGATGGAAAAGGAATATTTACTAAAATCTTCAGAGGAAACTTTAATCAAAACCTAACATTCATCTATGAAGAAACAGAAACATACAATGCAATAAACACAACAATAAACGTGGATATACATAAACTCAGCACTACTGTAACAATAGATCCAATAAATGCACAAATAGGAGATAAAATCAATCTAAAAGCAACAGTAACAGATGAAGATGGAAATCCTGTAACAGAAGGACGTTTAGTATTCAAAGTAAATGGAAAAACAATAAAAGACACCAATGGAAACATAATATACACAACAGTAACAAATGGAATAGCAATGATAGAAAACTACACAGTACCAGCAAACTGGTTTAAAATAAAATCAGTACTAAATGTAGTTTATGGTGGAACTAGCACATATGAACAAACAAGAACAAACAACACAATACCAATGAACATAACCAAAAAAACAGCTACAATGGCAATGACAACAAACACTACAACAGCAAAACCAGGCCAAACAATAAAAATAACAGTGAAAATAACAGAAAAAGATGCTAATGTAAATGAAGGACGTGTCCTATTCAAGGTAAATGGTAAAACCATGAGAGACAATGAGGGATATATAATTTACCATGAAGTAAAAGATGGACTAGTAACAATAGATTATACAATACCAGAAAATGCAAGAGCACAAGACTATACATTCACATGTGTATATGGACACAAATTATACAATAGAAACGATGTAAATAGTACCATAACTGTAGTAAAAAGCTAA